In Thiothrix unzii, the sequence CAAGCCATGAAAATCATGGCAAACCAGAACCAGCGGCAACTTTTACACCACCAAATCAGCGTCAAATGGGATATGGTTGACCTACTTGAGCGGCAACGCCCCCCCCGTAGCCATATGACTTGCCCATTGTGCGGTCACCACAATGAGGTCAGCGCGTTCAATGAGTGGGTGACTGCCTGCATTTTTGGGGGAGGCACATTGACCCGCCACCAATGCCCCGAATGCGACCTCATTTTTGGGGATGAAAAAATGCTGCGGCTATCAGAAGCCGAGCTATCAAGGGACTACGAATGGCATTACCAACTGTTTACCGAGGGTGATTCCACTGCACAAGAAATCAGGGCTTTCCATGCCCTGCAACCCCGTAAAGATGGGATATATCTCAACTGGGGAGCCGGGGCATGGTCAAAAACCATCGAAAAACTACGGCAAGAAGGCTGGGATGTGTACGGCTATGAGCCTCACAACTCCGCCACCACTCACTCGTCCCATATCATTTCACGCATGGAAGAACTCGCCGCCATGCGGTTTGACGGCATTTTTTCCAACAATGTACTGGAACATTTACGACACCCAGCACGCGAGCTGAGCATAATGCGCAGCCTGCTCAAAAGCGATGGGAAAATGTCTCATGCGACCCCCTGTTTTGAGTACCTCTACGAATTTACCCGCTTCCACCTGTTTTTCTACCTAGGGAAATCGCGCACCATCCTTGCATCACAAGCCGGACTTGATATCGAGGTCTTTATACAGGATGGTGAATTTATGAATATAATCCTCGCTCCAAAATAACCATGCCCTTTATCTCTTACGCACAAAACTTTGAAGATGTCATGCTTTGGCGTGCCTTAAAACACATTGAAAAAGGCTGTTACGTTGATGTGGGTGCGCAACACCCCATCATTGATTCGGTCAGCAAAGCCTTTTACGAACGCGGTTGGCGTGGCATCCACATTGAGCCAGTGCCCGCCTATGCGCAAATGCTCCGCCAAGACCGCCCGGATGAAACCGTACTGGAAATCGCCCTGTCCGACAGCGAGGGTATCCTTGAACTCAATGTCATCCCCGAAACGGGACTTAGCACTGCGGTTGCTGCCTACGCCCAACAACACCACGCAACCCGAGGGTTCGACCACCAGTGCCTACAAGTCACCAGTACCACGCTCAATGCCGCTTTGGCTCCTTGGGCAGGTAAAGAAATCCACTGGCTAAAAATTGACGCTGAAGGACTGGAAGGGCAAATCCTCAAAGGCTGGGACAGCACCACCCTACGGCCTTGGATCATTGTCATAGAAGCCACCATCCCCGGCTCATCCGAGACCGACCATGCTGCTTGGGAACCCTTACTGGATACCGCTGGCTACCAATTTGCCTACTTTGACGGGTTAAACCGCTTTTACCTTGCACCAGAACACACGGAACTGGCAGCGGCCTTCGCCGCACCGCCCAATGTCTTCGACGACATCCATCTAACGGCAAACTCATCCCTATGCCTAGATGTCTTCAATCAAGGCGAAGCCCGTACCGCACAAGCCGAAGCCCGTGCCGCACAAGCCGAAGCCCGTGCCGCACAAGCCGAAGCCCGTGCCGCACAAGCCGAAGCGTATATCCGCAACCTAATAAACAGCCGCTCATGGCGCATTACCCGCCCATTACGCCAATCAACAGCAATGGCACAACGCATCAAGACAGTCTTTAGGCTCGGCAAACAACCGTCGTCGAAGGCTCTTGGTAACTGGCCGACCAGTGCCCCGCCCCCCATCAGTGGTGGCATATCAACAGCAGCACGGCTTTCGCCCCGTGCTGCCCGCCTCTACGCAGCACTCAAACAAGCCATCAGCACCGGAGGAAAACCCTGATGCGGATTGTCATTGACCTCCAAGGCGCACAAACAGAAAGCCGCTTCCGGGGTATCGGGCGTTACTCCCTGTCACTGGCTAAAGCCATCGCTGCCAATACCACCAACCACGACATTTGGCTGACTCTCAACACTGCGTTCCCCTCAGGTATCGACGCACTGCGTGCGGAATTTGCGGGATTGATCCCACCAGAACGTATCCGCTTGTTTGCCGTACCGACACCAATCGCGGAAAACGCTCTTGGAAACGCTTGGCGCACTCACACCGCCGAGCTAATCCGTGAACATTTTTTACAACAACTACAACCTGATATTGTGCTTATCACCAGCCTGTTTGAAGGCTACTTGGACGATGCCAGCACTGCCGTTGGCGCAATCGCATCCCCTTTCCGTACAGTTGTGGTGCTGTACGACCTAATCCCTTGGTTGAACCCCGACACCTACCTGTCTACTGTTAGCAGCAGACAATATTATGAACGCAAGCTACAATCACTCCAAAAAGCGGATATGTTGCTGGCGATTTCAGCCCATTCACGCCAAGAAGCGATCAGTACACTGAGCCTCTCCCCTGAGCGTGTCATTAATATCTCAACCGCTGCCAACGCATGTTTCAAGCCATGTCCAGAACCGGAATCAGTGCTGACGACGTTGCGTCAACGCTTGGGCATTACCCGCGATATTATCCTGTACGCACCAGGTGGCTTTGATCCGCGTAAAAACCTTGACGGTCTGATCGCCGCCTACGGTTTATTACCCCCCACACTACGCCGTCAACACCAACTGGTCATCGCCAGCAAATCCAGTGAAGGCTTAGACCGACAACTGCGGCAATACAGCAAACAGGCCGGACTAGCCAATAGTGAGCTGATCCTTGCCGGTCACGTGGAAGAATCCGAACTGGTCGCCTTGTACACTGCTGCCACCCTGTTTGTCTTCCCCTCCAAACACGAAGGCTTTGGATTACCTGCCTTGGAAGCCATGACTTGTGGAGCAGCAGTCATCGGTGCTAACAGCACCAGCATCCCCGAAGTCATTGGTTGGGACGCGGCTTTGTTTGACCCGCATTCTCCCCAATCCATCATGGAAAAAATGGCTCAAGCCTTGACGGATGCTGAGTTCCGGCAACAATTACGCAGACACGGGCAACACCAAGCCCTGCAATTTTCATGGGATAAGACCGCCCAACGCGCCTTGCAAGCATTGGAAACCCTTGCCCCAGCCGCGCCGCGCCGCCAATGCCAAGCTGTGACGGAAACAGCCCTTATCCAAGCCATTGCAGCCATCCCCCCGGCACTAGGTACACCCAGTGAGCGCGACCTGCTGCAAACCGCCGAAACCATCGCCTTCAACTTAGGCAACCCAACAGGACAGCAACTGCTGGTTGACATCTCCGACTTGGTGCGGCGTGATGCCAAATCCGGCATTCAGCGGGTCATCCGCAGTATCTTGCTGGAGCTTCTCAAAGCCCCCCCCCCCGGCACAACTGTCAGACCCATCTACTTCGATGGCGTGGGCTATTGCTACGCCAATGCCTTTACCCATAACCTCGCCATCGGCACCCAAGACTGGGGCAGCCAAGACATGCCAGTTGGCTATTGCCAAGATGACACTTATCTAGATCTTGACCTCAACCTGCACATTTCCCCTGCCGTGCACAGCCTGCACCAGCAAATGCGCCAACGCGGCGTGCGCCTCCACTTTATTGTCTACGACATCCTGCCTTTGCAGCATCCAAAATGGTGGCCACAAGGCATTGCGGAAACCTTCGGAGCTTGGCTGGGCAATATTGCCACCGTGGCAGATGGACTGCACTGCATTTCTGCTGCCGTTGCCAACGACCTGCGCGGCTGGTTGCAGCAGCACCCATCAGCCCGCCTGACTCAGCCTAGCATCCACAGCTTCCACTTAGGGGCAGACATTGAAAACAGCCTCCCTAGCAACGGATTACCCGACAATGCATCACAAGTACTAGCACTGCTACGCAGTAAACCCACCTTTTTAATGGTTGGAACAGTCGAGCCACGCAAAGGCCACGCTCAAACCTTGGCGGCGTTTGAGTTGTTATGGCAACAACAAGCTGACATCAACCTTGTGGTAGTGGGGCGGCATGGCTGGCTGGTGGATACTTTGGTAGAACGGCTACGTCGCCACGCCGAGGGCGGTCA encodes:
- a CDS encoding glycosyltransferase family 4 protein, with the protein product MRIVIDLQGAQTESRFRGIGRYSLSLAKAIAANTTNHDIWLTLNTAFPSGIDALRAEFAGLIPPERIRLFAVPTPIAENALGNAWRTHTAELIREHFLQQLQPDIVLITSLFEGYLDDASTAVGAIASPFRTVVVLYDLIPWLNPDTYLSTVSSRQYYERKLQSLQKADMLLAISAHSRQEAISTLSLSPERVINISTAANACFKPCPEPESVLTTLRQRLGITRDIILYAPGGFDPRKNLDGLIAAYGLLPPTLRRQHQLVIASKSSEGLDRQLRQYSKQAGLANSELILAGHVEESELVALYTAATLFVFPSKHEGFGLPALEAMTCGAAVIGANSTSIPEVIGWDAALFDPHSPQSIMEKMAQALTDAEFRQQLRRHGQHQALQFSWDKTAQRALQALETLAPAAPRRQCQAVTETALIQAIAAIPPALGTPSERDLLQTAETIAFNLGNPTGQQLLVDISDLVRRDAKSGIQRVIRSILLELLKAPPPGTTVRPIYFDGVGYCYANAFTHNLAIGTQDWGSQDMPVGYCQDDTYLDLDLNLHISPAVHSLHQQMRQRGVRLHFIVYDILPLQHPKWWPQGIAETFGAWLGNIATVADGLHCISAAVANDLRGWLQQHPSARLTQPSIHSFHLGADIENSLPSNGLPDNASQVLALLRSKPTFLMVGTVEPRKGHAQTLAAFELLWQQQADINLVVVGRHGWLVDTLVERLRRHAEGGQRLFWLEGISDEYLQQVYAVSTCLIAASEGEGFGLPLIEAAQHKLPIIARDLPVFQEVAGAYAHYFHGLQPQALATTIQQWLSLDVAGLAPQSRGMPWLTWQESTQQLIGNITL
- a CDS encoding class I SAM-dependent methyltransferase: MLAKLTNWLLGLFGITAIRQATLKRLMEQQGTEKPLDGLTATLQAMKIMANQNQRQLLHHQISVKWDMVDLLERQRPPRSHMTCPLCGHHNEVSAFNEWVTACIFGGGTLTRHQCPECDLIFGDEKMLRLSEAELSRDYEWHYQLFTEGDSTAQEIRAFHALQPRKDGIYLNWGAGAWSKTIEKLRQEGWDVYGYEPHNSATTHSSHIISRMEELAAMRFDGIFSNNVLEHLRHPARELSIMRSLLKSDGKMSHATPCFEYLYEFTRFHLFFYLGKSRTILASQAGLDIEVFIQDGEFMNIILAPK
- a CDS encoding FkbM family methyltransferase, coding for MLWRALKHIEKGCYVDVGAQHPIIDSVSKAFYERGWRGIHIEPVPAYAQMLRQDRPDETVLEIALSDSEGILELNVIPETGLSTAVAAYAQQHHATRGFDHQCLQVTSTTLNAALAPWAGKEIHWLKIDAEGLEGQILKGWDSTTLRPWIIVIEATIPGSSETDHAAWEPLLDTAGYQFAYFDGLNRFYLAPEHTELAAAFAAPPNVFDDIHLTANSSLCLDVFNQGEARTAQAEARAAQAEARAAQAEARAAQAEAYIRNLINSRSWRITRPLRQSTAMAQRIKTVFRLGKQPSSKALGNWPTSAPPPISGGISTAARLSPRAARLYAALKQAISTGGKP